CAGAGCGGTTGCTCCAAGAAGTACTCCCGCAACTGAGAAGGAGATCGTAGCAATTAATGTGGATTTTGGATTGAGATTTAGGGAGTCACTTATATATAGAGCAAAACAAGCAGCGGCAGACAAAAGTGCAACAATGCCCAAGAGTATTGGCATAGAGAAAATACGTCGCCTTTCGATCCGTTCTTGTTTTAAAGCCTGACTTAAATGCGCAATTGCTTCTTCTTCACTAGAGTAAATACGCCAAACTTTTTGGAGCCCGGAAATCTTAAGCACCTCTTCTACCATATCACTGGTGTTAAGAATCGCCGTTTTTCCACCTTGTTCATCAACCAGTTTCCACACTTGAATAACAACAGCAACCAACGAACTGCTGATGTAAGTCAGTTTTGTTAAATCAATGATAACTGATGGACTCTTTTGGTTTTTGAGTTCCAGAAGGAGTAGGTCCCCTAAAGCCTCTAATTCATTCCAGGCAGATTCATTCAGTTCTGGAAGGAGTTGAACCTTGAGGTGGTCATTGACAGTGGTAATGAGGTAAGGAACTTCTTGGGTAGCCATAAACCAATCTCCAACTAATCTCGATACAGACTGTATCGGGGCCCTGCATTAGCTCAATGTTTCATCATTGCATACTGGTTTTTGTCACTGCTTTAGTGATAG
The Gimesia aquarii DNA segment above includes these coding regions:
- a CDS encoding STAS domain-containing protein; protein product: MATQEVPYLITTVNDHLKVQLLPELNESAWNELEALGDLLLLELKNQKSPSVIIDLTKLTYISSSLVAVVIQVWKLVDEQGGKTAILNTSDMVEEVLKISGLQKVWRIYSSEEEAIAHLSQALKQERIERRRIFSMPILLGIVALLSAAACFALYISDSLNLNPKSTLIATISFSVAGVLLGATALKDRRKNLRIMGVVVLTCSIILGGIGLVKLI